One Candidatus Bathyarchaeota archaeon genomic region harbors:
- a CDS encoding glycosyltransferase family 2 protein, whose translation MILTVITIFLCMIMVAYMCRHMIFTYYALFCKPQSFMKSFRRINGVYTPRVSVLIPAHNEEMVIGNLLHRMTELTYPKDRLEVILIDDGSTDATGQIGDDFASRFSYIKVVHRPNGGGGKPAALNDGIKFATGEIILTFDADYYPQRDIIEKLVAPFVDPEVGAVQGRVTVMNEDDSIVSKIVTLERIGGYRIDQQARDELVLVPQYGGTVGGFRRDALEKVGGWDSDMLTEDTDLTIRLALKGYQIRYVNDAEAYEEAVTSWRAYWNQRYRWAKGHMQCALKHLGKVVRAPHLSLYEKADLTLLLCIYFMPILVLVGWIVGASCYILRESMLLSWESLKQYIFVLSIFTYSTVGNFAPFFEVGSGVYLDRRRRMFWLLPALTFAFLLMAFCCSKALIDLILTRGGNHRWNHTRHVGNNNRNGRNAKDTSHLRVNGGLMI comes from the coding sequence ATGATTCTGACGGTTATCACAATCTTTCTTTGCATGATAATGGTTGCATACATGTGCCGACACATGATCTTCACCTATTATGCATTATTCTGCAAGCCCCAGTCCTTCATGAAATCTTTTCGCAGAATTAATGGGGTCTACACTCCAAGAGTAAGCGTTCTTATACCAGCCCATAATGAGGAGATGGTGATCGGGAACCTTTTGCATCGGATGACTGAGCTAACCTACCCGAAGGATAGGCTCGAAGTAATATTGATTGACGATGGATCAACTGATGCGACTGGCCAGATAGGTGACGACTTCGCCTCGAGATTCAGTTACATTAAAGTTGTGCATCGCCCAAACGGTGGCGGCGGGAAGCCAGCGGCTCTTAACGATGGAATAAAGTTTGCCACGGGCGAGATAATTCTGACCTTCGACGCGGATTACTACCCGCAGCGCGACATAATTGAGAAACTTGTAGCCCCGTTCGTTGATCCTGAAGTTGGCGCGGTTCAGGGAAGGGTTACAGTTATGAATGAGGACGATTCGATCGTCTCAAAGATCGTCACTTTAGAGAGGATAGGCGGCTATAGGATAGACCAGCAGGCTAGAGATGAGCTTGTTCTTGTTCCTCAATACGGCGGAACCGTTGGAGGATTCAGAAGGGATGCGTTAGAAAAGGTTGGAGGATGGGACAGTGATATGCTAACCGAGGATACCGACCTAACTATTAGGCTTGCCCTGAAAGGTTACCAGATCAGATATGTAAATGATGCCGAGGCTTACGAGGAGGCTGTAACATCATGGAGGGCTTACTGGAATCAGAGATATAGATGGGCTAAGGGACACATGCAATGCGCCCTGAAGCATTTGGGGAAAGTGGTTAGGGCTCCTCACCTCAGCTTATACGAGAAGGCTGATCTTACTCTCCTCTTATGCATCTATTTTATGCCTATTCTCGTTCTTGTAGGATGGATTGTGGGGGCTTCATGCTATATTCTTCGTGAATCAATGCTTCTTTCATGGGAGAGTCTGAAGCAGTATATCTTCGTCCTATCAATCTTCACCTATAGCACTGTCGGCAACTTCGCCCCGTTCTTTGAGGTAGGCTCAGGGGTCTATCTTGACAGGAGGAGACGCATGTTTTGGCTACTTCCAGCGCTTACCTTCGCCTTCTTACTGATGGCGTTCTGCTGCTCCAAGGCGCTGATCGATCTGATCCTCACGCGAGGGGGCAACCATAGATGGAACCATACTCGACACGTCGGCAATAATAACAGAAACGGGAGGAATGCGAAGGACACTTCACATCTGCGTGTAAATGGTGGGCTGATGATATGA
- a CDS encoding archaeosortase/exosortase family protein encodes MDAYPEKERPAMFHAFLMICLASVIAIFLASGYAWDLIARTAMVMLDASGIRTQYVASQYLMYVRLLDGSVVGFKVLIECSGLITLLIFSFISAFTIGLLKGNIKVKTAWFILSMSIGFIWNLSRLAAVVSIAYNYGLSAFYFAHFVLGPMVDFVWVVSTWSLGMSWLRRENMK; translated from the coding sequence ATGGACGCGTATCCTGAGAAGGAAAGGCCTGCAATGTTTCATGCGTTCCTGATGATTTGCCTAGCCTCTGTTATAGCTATTTTTCTTGCGTCAGGATATGCTTGGGATCTAATAGCCCGAACAGCAATGGTTATGCTTGATGCCTCGGGGATCAGGACGCAGTATGTAGCTTCTCAGTATCTCATGTATGTGAGACTGCTTGACGGTAGTGTTGTGGGGTTCAAGGTGTTGATAGAGTGTTCCGGGCTTATTACTCTTCTAATATTTTCCTTTATATCGGCGTTTACTATTGGATTGTTGAAGGGCAACATTAAGGTTAAGACTGCATGGTTTATTCTAAGCATGTCTATCGGCTTTATATGGAATCTAAGCAGACTCGCTGCGGTTGTCTCGATAGCATATAATTACGGTCTATCTGCCTTCTATTTTGCCCATTTTGTCTTGGGACCTATGGTGGACTTCGTCTGGGTTGTTTCGACATGGTCTCTTGGCATGTCTTGGCTTAGGAGAGAGAACATGAAATGA
- a CDS encoding AAA family ATPase, giving the protein MITQRVPTRIPKFDDLIGGGFPNNSMVLLVGYPGAGKTTFSSQFIYNGVVKDHSRGVYVCFAETKETFLRNMLRFGWDFEKLEREGEVAILDLSVTRETGLQKNLDIIIETLTNIGATRLILDSFTAMGMAFKELIDARLMIHLLYRFLKKANCISILIVDQPWGTTSMGEGILEFLADGIIYLETYFNRRGKLSRRVRILKMRGTDHTLLPHPYEITNEGFTILDVPSRKRSAKTVRST; this is encoded by the coding sequence ATGATCACCCAGCGAGTACCCACAAGGATTCCGAAATTCGACGATTTAATAGGTGGAGGTTTCCCTAACAATAGCATGGTTCTTCTCGTGGGCTACCCTGGCGCGGGAAAAACAACATTTTCCTCACAGTTCATATATAACGGGGTAGTCAAAGACCATTCTAGAGGCGTCTATGTCTGCTTTGCCGAGACAAAGGAGACCTTCCTAAGGAACATGCTTAGGTTCGGATGGGACTTCGAAAAGTTGGAAAGAGAGGGCGAAGTAGCAATACTTGACCTCTCAGTCACTCGAGAAACAGGTCTTCAGAAGAATCTTGACATAATAATAGAAACACTGACCAATATTGGCGCCACGAGACTAATTTTAGACTCATTCACCGCGATGGGCATGGCATTCAAGGAATTAATTGACGCGCGTCTCATGATCCATCTCCTATATAGGTTTCTAAAAAAAGCAAACTGCATATCAATCCTCATCGTCGATCAGCCCTGGGGCACAACATCAATGGGAGAGGGAATCTTGGAGTTTTTAGCAGACGGGATAATCTACTTGGAAACATACTTCAATAGGAGGGGCAAACTCTCCAGAAGGGTAAGAATACTAAAAATGCGCGGTACAGATCATACGCTACTGCCACACCCATATGAAATTACCAATGAAGGCTTCACAATCCTGGACGTCCCATCGAGAAAAAGGTCCGCAAAAACGGTGAGATCAACTTAA
- a CDS encoding fumarylacetoacetate hydrolase family protein gives MKIARFLIDGEESFGVLNGDSLLDIKAVARLCSYAIPGRIENLMSATSRPEEILKSLVEKFSYLSENEKERSTLRLNEVVLKAPISSPPKIICLGLNYRDHAEESGSPVPEEPIIFMKPRTCIIGPEEYIVKPRFVSKLDYEVELAVIIGKRGKDIPVSEASKYIFGYTVFNDVSARDIQFKDGQWTRGKSFDTFAPIGPFIVTSDQIGDPNNLQMYTRVNDEVRQCSSTKNMIFNVYEVVHHLSRVMTLEPCDIIATGTPAGVGAFMKPYPKFLKPGDVVEAEIEKIGILRNYVTEA, from the coding sequence TTGAAGATCGCGCGTTTCTTGATCGACGGTGAAGAGAGTTTTGGAGTCTTGAATGGGGATTCATTACTCGATATCAAAGCGGTAGCGAGACTTTGCTCCTACGCAATACCAGGGCGTATAGAGAACCTGATGTCAGCTACTTCGAGACCTGAGGAGATACTGAAGAGTCTGGTCGAAAAATTTTCCTATCTATCAGAGAATGAAAAAGAAAGGTCAACTCTGAGGTTAAACGAAGTCGTTCTTAAGGCGCCTATCTCTTCACCGCCTAAGATCATATGCCTAGGTCTGAATTATAGAGACCATGCCGAAGAATCCGGATCCCCTGTACCTGAGGAGCCAATTATCTTCATGAAGCCCAGAACATGTATCATTGGACCAGAAGAGTATATAGTGAAGCCGAGGTTTGTTAGTAAGCTGGATTATGAGGTTGAGCTTGCGGTAATAATTGGTAAAAGAGGAAAGGACATTCCAGTCTCAGAGGCATCCAAATATATTTTTGGATACACGGTCTTTAACGACGTGTCTGCACGCGACATCCAGTTTAAGGACGGACAATGGACGAGAGGAAAAAGCTTCGACACGTTTGCCCCTATCGGCCCATTCATCGTCACATCGGATCAGATAGGCGACCCGAATAACCTACAAATGTATACACGTGTAAACGATGAGGTTAGACAATGTTCCTCCACAAAGAATATGATATTTAACGTTTATGAGGTTGTGCATCATCTTAGCAGGGTGATGACGCTAGAGCCATGCGACATCATCGCAACCGGAACGCCTGCAGGTGTTGGGGCATTCATGAAACCTTATCCGAAGTTTTTGAAGCCAGGAGACGTTGTTGAAGCAGAGATTGAGAAGATCGGAATTCTAAGGAACTATGTTACAGAGGCCTAA
- a CDS encoding tRNA pseudouridine(54/55) synthase Pus10 has protein sequence MGSARMDIIDVAEKMLAKYSLCNSCLGRQFAFLGHGMDNEDRGRMIKTILTMRAHMMVLEGEKRGISLLKILAVNGSFPMARETLQKLKRKITSESQTCFLCENNLQKLDSYVEKAARLLGDYEFDTLLVGIKLPPEVEEREDEFRARFGVKYGENLRNEFSRLLGKKICDTTGKIVDFANPHVVIIVNPFSGDVKIQVKSLYIMGRYRKLVRGIPQSRWICSECRGVGCQKCGGTGRIYQESVEELIGKPILDATHGSDFAFHGAGREDVDARMLGRGRPFIIQIKKPRKRSIDLSEIEKAINTSANGKIEVRNLKFVNRNMVKRIKTAESAPKTYKVIVKFDREITDEEIDKLSSSLSETIVHQQTPLRVIRRRSDKVREKKIYETRIKRISPNTILMRIRCQGGLYVKELVTGDNGRTRPSVSEIIGARAEPIDLDVMEVSYEG, from the coding sequence ATGGGAAGTGCTAGGATGGACATAATAGATGTCGCCGAGAAGATGTTGGCAAAGTATTCCCTGTGCAATAGTTGCCTAGGCAGGCAGTTTGCTTTTCTGGGTCATGGAATGGATAATGAGGATAGAGGTAGAATGATAAAAACCATCCTCACGATGAGGGCTCACATGATGGTTCTTGAAGGCGAAAAGAGGGGAATATCTCTTCTTAAGATTTTAGCCGTGAACGGTTCTTTTCCAATGGCCCGAGAAACTCTCCAGAAACTCAAAAGAAAAATTACCAGCGAGAGCCAGACATGTTTCCTATGTGAGAACAACTTACAAAAGTTAGATTCATACGTGGAGAAAGCCGCACGCTTACTTGGGGATTACGAATTTGATACGCTTCTTGTCGGTATTAAACTTCCACCAGAGGTTGAAGAGAGAGAAGACGAGTTTAGAGCCAGATTTGGAGTTAAGTACGGGGAGAACTTAAGAAATGAATTCAGCCGACTACTTGGGAAAAAGATATGCGATACTACAGGAAAAATAGTTGACTTCGCCAATCCTCATGTAGTTATAATCGTTAATCCGTTTAGCGGTGACGTGAAAATACAAGTCAAGTCTCTCTATATTATGGGAAGGTATAGAAAACTTGTTCGAGGCATCCCCCAGTCAAGGTGGATATGCTCCGAGTGCAGAGGTGTAGGTTGCCAAAAATGCGGAGGAACAGGCAGAATTTATCAGGAATCGGTTGAAGAACTTATCGGCAAACCGATTCTGGACGCGACGCATGGAAGCGACTTTGCTTTTCATGGGGCGGGACGCGAAGATGTAGACGCAAGAATGCTGGGCCGTGGCAGACCATTCATCATTCAGATCAAAAAGCCACGTAAGAGAAGCATTGACCTATCCGAAATCGAGAAGGCAATAAACACAAGTGCAAATGGAAAGATAGAAGTAAGAAATCTCAAATTTGTAAACAGAAACATGGTTAAACGGATAAAAACCGCTGAATCGGCGCCTAAAACCTACAAGGTCATCGTAAAGTTCGACCGAGAAATCACTGATGAAGAGATAGACAAATTGTCGTCATCATTATCTGAGACAATAGTCCATCAGCAGACCCCCCTAAGAGTAATACGGAGAAGATCTGACAAAGTTCGGGAAAAAAAGATATATGAGACGAGAATAAAAAGGATTTCACCAAACACGATATTAATGAGAATCAGATGCCAAGGAG